In the genome of Drosophila pseudoobscura strain MV-25-SWS-2005 chromosome 3, UCI_Dpse_MV25, whole genome shotgun sequence, one region contains:
- the LOC4804974 gene encoding probable cytochrome P450 6a14 — protein MILTFALLGMALALAYNFYRNTYSYWERKGVPNERPLPLIGNVKGIGTKYHFRDINQRIYDKFKGVAPFAGMFTFFKRSALIIDLDLIKQVLIKDFQYFQDRGVYNNVRDEPLTGHLLSLEGDEWRSMRQKLTPVFTSGKIKHMSGVVVEVGHRLAAAMDKAVSAAKVDDGDVEIKDICARFTTDVIGTCAFGLECHSLSDPKAEFRSKGRMIFEKPRHYAIVEFFIFTNAKLAKKLRMKILPDDLSDFFLDAVKNTVDYRMKNGIKRNDFLDELIELRAENQEAAKQGKVIDLSHGLTIEQMAAQAFVFFLAGFETSSSTMAYCLYELAQHPDIQRRVREEIDAVLKNVEGGEITYDALAEMNYLEKVLAETLRKHPIVPQLIREANQNYKVPNTDITIDKGTTVLIPVHNIHHDPEIYPQPERFDPSRFEADQVKSRHPMAYLPFGDGSRNCIGLRFGKIQTKIGLVSLLRRFKFGISNRTEIPLILDTRSFLLATKNGIHLRVKRI, from the exons ATGATCTTAACATTTGCTTTGCTGGGCATGGCCCTGGCGCTGGCCTACAATTTCTACCGAAACACCTATAGCTACTGGGAAAGAAAGGGAGTGCCTAATGAACGCCCTCTCCCGCTGATAGGAAACGTAAAAGGAATCGGAACGAAGTACCATTTTCGAGACATTAACCAGAGGATCTACGATAAATTCAAGGGCGTCGCGCCCTTTGCAGGAATGTTCACTTTCTTCAAGAGGTCCGCTCTCATCATTGATCTGGATTTGATAAAGCAAGTGCTGATCAAAGACTTTCAATACTTTCAAGATCGTGGAGTGTATAATAATGTGCGAGATGAACCGTTGACGGGTCACCTGCTGAGTCTGGAAGGCGACGAATGGCGTTCGATGAGGCAGAAGCTGACGCCCGTTTTCACTTCTGGAAAGATCAAGCATATGTCTGGAGTGGTCGTTGAGGTTGGCCATCGTCTGGCCGCAGCCATGGACAAGGCCGTGAGTGCTGCAAAGGTGGACGATGGCGATGTGGAGATCAAGGATATCTGTGCCAGGTTTACGACAGATGTAATAGGAACGTGTGCATTTGGCTTGGAGTGCCACAGTCTGAGTGATCCCAAGGCGGAATTCCGGTCAAAGGGACGGATGATCTTCGAGAAACCTCGCCACTACGCAATAGTGGAATTTTTTATCTTTACTAATGCAAAATTAGCCAAAAAATTGCGCATGAAAATCTTACCCGACGATCTATcggatttttttttggatgcTGTAAAAAATACCGTCGATTATCGCATGAAGAATGGTATCAAGCGAAACGATTTCCTCGATGAGTTGATTGAATTGCGTGCTGAGAACCAAGAGGCTGCTAAACAAGGAAAGGTTATTGATCTGTCCCATGGCTTGACTATCGAGCAAATGGCTGCCCAGGCTTTCGTATTCTTCCTAGCTGGATTTGAGACTTCTTCGAGTACAATGGCCTATTGTTTGTATGAACTGGCCCAGCATCCCGATATTCAGCGCCGAGTTAGGGAGGAAATCGATGCCGTTCTCAAGAATGTGGAAGGAGGGGAGATAACATATGATGCCTTAGCAGAGATGAACTACCTAGAAAAAGTCTTAGCTG AAACCCTCCGGAAACATCCCATTGTTCCTCAACTCATTCGAGAGGCCAATCAGAACTACAAAGTTCCCAACACGGACATCACCATTGACAAGGGAACAACCGTGTTAATACCTGTCCACAACATTCACCACGATCCTGAAATATATCCGCAGCCCGAGCGTTTCGATCCGAGTCGCTTCGAGGCGGATCAAGTGAAGTCTCGTCATCCGATGGCCTATTTGCCCTTTGGGGACGGATCCCGTAACTGCATAGGACTGCGATTCGGAAAGATTCAGACTAAGATTGGTCTGGTGTCACTGCTGCGGCGCTTTAAGTTCGGCATCTCCAATCGTACCGAAATTCCTCTGATTCTAGATACTCGCTCTTTCCTTTTAGCGACGAAGAATGGGATTCACCTGAGAGTGAAGCGTATCTAA
- the LOC117183541 gene encoding probable cytochrome P450 6a14: MMLTFALLGMALALAYNFYRNTYSYWERKGVPNERPLPLIGNVKGIGTKYHFRDINQRIYDKFKGVAPFAGMFTFFKRSALIIDLDLIKQVLIKDFQYFQDRGVFNNVRDDPLTGHLLTLEGDEWRSMRQKLTPVFTSGKIKHMSGVVVEVGHRLAAAMDKAVSAAKVDDGDVEIKDICARFTTDVIGTCAFGLECHSLSDPKAEFRSKGRMIFEKPRHSPIVQFFVFTNAKLAKKLRMKLLPDDVSEFFMNAVKNTVDYRMKNGIKRNDFLDELIELRAENQEAAKHGKVIDLSHGLTIEQMAAQAFVFFLAGFETSSSTMAYCLYELAQHPDIQRRVREEIDAVLKNVEGGEITYDALAEMNYLEKVLAETLRKHPIVPQLIREANQNYKVPNTDITIDKGTTVLIPVHSIHHDPEIYPQPESFAPSRFEADQVKSRHPMAYLPFGDGPRNCIGLRFGKIQAKIGLVSLLRRFKFGISKRTEIPLILDTRSFPLTTKNGIHLRVERI, encoded by the exons ATGATGTTAACATTTGCTTTGCTGGGCATGGCCCTGGCGCTGGCCTACAATTTCTACCGAAATACCTATAGCTACTGGGAAAGAAAGGGAGTGCCTAATGAACGCCCTCTCCCGCTAATAGGAAACGTGAAAGGAATCGGAACGAAGTACCATTTTCGAGACATTAACCAGAGGATCTACGATAAATTCAAGGGCGTCGCGCCGTTTGCAGGAATGTTCACTTTCTTCAAGAGGTCCGCTCTCATCATTGATCTGGATTTAATAAAGCAAGTGCTGATCAAAGACTTTCAATACTTTCAAGATCGTGGAGTGTTTAATAATGTGAGAGATGATCCGTTGACGGGTCACCTGCTGACTCTGGAGGGCGACGAGTGGCGTTCGATGAGGCAGAAGCTGACGCCCGTTTTCACTTCTGGAAAGATCAAGCATATGTCTGGAGTGGTCGTTGAGGTTGGCCATCGTCTGGCCGCAGCCATGGACAAAGCCGTGAGTGCTGCAAAGGTGGACGATGGCGATGTGGAGATCAAGGATATCTGTGCCAGATTTACGACAGATGTAATAGGAACGTGTGCATTTGGCTTGGAGTGCCACAGTCTGAGTGATCCCAAGGCGGAGTTCCGGTCAAAGGGACGAATGATCTTCGAGAAACCGCGCCACTCCCCAATAGtgcaattttttgtgtttacCAATGCAAAATTAGCCAAAAAATTGCGCATGAAGCTCTTACCCGATGATGTATCGGAATTTTTTATGAACGCTGTAAAAAATACCGTCGATTATCGCATGAAGAATGGTATCAAGCGAAACGATTTCCTCGATGAGTTGATTGAATTGCGTGCTGAGAACCAAGAGGCTGCTAAACACGGAAAGGTTATTGATCTGTCCCATGGCCTGACTATCGAGCAAATGGCTGCCCAGGCTTTCGTATTCTTCCTAGCTGGATTTGAGACTTCTTCGAGTACAATGGCCTATTGTTTGTATGAACTGGCCCAGCATCCCGATATTCAGCGCCGAGTTAGGGAGGAAATCGATGCCGTTCTCAAGAATGTGGAAGGAGGGGAGATAACATATGATGCCTTAGCAGAGATGAACTACCTAGAAAAAGTCTTAGCTG AAACCCTCCGGAAACATCCCATTGTTCCTCAACTCATACGAGAGGCCAATCAGAACTACAAAGTCCCCAACACGGACATCACCATTGACAAGGGAACAACCGTGTTAATACCAGTCCACAGCATTCATCACGATCCTGAAATATATCCGCAGCCCGAGAGTTTCGCTCCGAGTCGCTTCGAGGCGGATCAAGTGAAGTCTCGTCACCCGATGGCCTATTTGCCCTTTGGGGACGGACCACGTAACTGCATAGGACTGCGATTCGGAAAGATTCAGGCCAAGATTGGTCTGGTGTCACTGCTGCGGCGCTTTAAGTTCGGCATCTCCAAGCGTACCGAAATTCCTCTGATTCTAGATACTCGCTCTTTCCCTCTAACGACGAAGAATGGGATTCACCTGAGAGTGGAGCGTATCTAG
- the Cyp6a13 gene encoding probable cytochrome P450 6a13 has translation MWTLLALVLVAGALIYSRLLEHYDYWRRKGVAGEKPVLFLGNMSGLGKGLHWTDINRRIYEKFSKTERFCGYFTFFSKAFFVMDLELIKKITISDFSSFADRGLFHNVKDDPLTGNLLFLDGPEWRWLRQNLTQVFTSGKMKFMFPTMLSVGEKLTQACELQVGEIEAKDLCARFSTDVIGSCAFGLECNSLNDPNSEFRRMGRSVTTNPLHTGMVQGFMFAQPKLARMLHMRLFRPEVSEFFLETVRQTLAYRKRENVQRSDLIQLLMDLGEEGTKDGLSFEQIAAQAMVFFLAGFDTSSTTMSFCLYELALNPDVQDRLRSEILEVLAKNNHQQTYESIQEMPYLDQVVAETLRKYPILPHIVRQTTKKYDVPDSRLTLEPGMRVMIPVHSIQHDPELYPEPENFDPSRFEPDQVKARHPMAYLPFGEGPRNCIGERFGKMQVKIGIAYILRDFQFRQSERTQIPLKFSSRTFLIGTQEGIHLIMEKLAAP, from the coding sequence ATGTGGACGCTGTTGGCTCTCGTTCTCGTTGCTGGAGCTCTGATTTATTCCCGGCTGCTTGAGCATTATGACTACTGGCGTCGCAAGGGCGTGGCCGGGGAAAAGCCTGTACTTTTCCTTGGCAACATGAGTGGCCTTGGCAAGGGGCTACACTGGACAGACATCAATCGTCGAATCTATGAAAAGTTTAGCAAAACAGAACGCTTCTGCGGCTACTTCACCTTCTTTAGCAAAGCTTTCTTTGTGATGGACCTGGAACTGATTAAAAAAATAACGATAAGTGATTTTAGCAGCTTCGCGGATCGTGGACTCTTTCACAATGTTAAGGACGATCCGTTGACGGGAAACCTTCTATTCCTGGACGGGCCCGAGTGGCGCTGGCTGCGCCAGAACCTGACGCAGGTCTTCACCTCCGGAAAGATGAAGTTTATGTTCCCCACCATGCTGAGCGTGGGGGAAAAGCTCACCCAGGCTTGCGAGCTGCAAGTGGGTGAAATAGAGGCCAAGGACTTGTGTGCTCGCTTTAGCACAGATGTCATTGGAAGCTGTGCTTTTGGCCTGGAGTGCAACAGCCTCAACGATCCCAATTCGGAATTCCGTCGCATGGGCCGTTCAGTGACCACTAATCCGCTTCACACGGGCATGGTGCAGGGATTCATGTTTGCCCAGCCCAAATTGGCGCGGATGCTACATATGCGCCTCTTCCGCCCCGAGGTGAGCGAGTTCTTCTTGGAAACAGTCCGCCAGACACTGGCCTACAGGAAGAGGGAGAATGTGCAGCGCAGTGATTTGATACAACTGCTAATGGATCTGGGGGAAGAGGGGACCAAGGATGGGCTGTCCTTTGAACAGATTGCCGCTCAAGCCATGGTGTTCTTCCTGGCCGGCTTTGACACTTCCTCGACAACAATGTCCTTCTGCCTATATGAATTGGCCTTGAACCCCGATGTTCAGGACAGATTGCGCAGTGAAATCCTAGAGGTTCTTGCCAAGAACAATCACCAGCAGACATATGAGTCTATTCAGGAGATGCCGTACCTGGATCAAGTTGTGGCAGAAACACTGCGAAAATACCCCATACTGCCGCATATTGTGCGACAAACTACCAAAAAATATGATGTGCCGGACAGCAGACTTACTTTGGAGCCAGGCATGAGAGTGATGATCCCCGTGCACAGCATACAGCACGACCCAGAGCTTTATCCAGAGCCGGAAAACTTTGACCCAAGTCGCTTCGAACCGGATCAGGTAAAGGCCCGTCACCCGATGGCCTACTTGCCATTTGGCGAAGGTCCGCGTAATTGCATCGGCGAGCGCTTCGGTAAAATGCAGGTGAAAATTGGAATTGCCTACATTCTCCGCGATTTCCAATTCCGCCAATCCGAGCGTACACAGATCCCATTGAAGTTCTCCAGTCGGACGTTTCTTATAGGAACCCAAGAAGGTATTCACCttataatggaaaaacttGCCGCACCCTAA